A genomic region of Saccopteryx bilineata isolate mSacBil1 chromosome 1, mSacBil1_pri_phased_curated, whole genome shotgun sequence contains the following coding sequences:
- the LOC136320631 gene encoding putative olfactory receptor 56B2: MFQNLKAFNISMLQVSEFILMGFPGIHSWQHWLSLPLALLYLLALSANTLILIVINQEPTLHQPMFHFLGILAVVDMGLATTIMPKILAILWFSAKAISLPECFLQMYVIHCFVGMESGILVCMAVDRYVAICRPLHYPSIINESFVVKATLFMALRNTLATIPVPVLAAQRHYCSQNQIGHFLCSNLGVTSLSCDDRTINSLYEILLAWTFMGSDLGLIIISYALILQSVMKLNTAEAASKALSTCTSHLILILFFYTVVIVLSITHSAIITAPIIPVLLNVLHSVIPPALNPMVYALKNRELRQGLYKVLKLDFKNS; the protein is encoded by the coding sequence ATGTTTCAGAATCTCAAAGCTTTCAACATCTCAATGCTCCAGGTCTCTGAGTTCATTCTGATGGGATTCCCTGGAATTCACAGCTGGCAGCACTGGCTCTCCCTGCCCTTGGCTCTGCTCTACCTCTTAGCTCTCAGTGCCAACACCCTTATCCTGATTGTCATCAATCAAGAACCAACATTGCACCAGCCTATGTTCCATTTTCTGGGCATCCTGGCCGTGGTAGACATGGGCTTGGCGACCACTATCATGCCCAAGATATTGGCCATCTTATGGTTCAGTGCTAAGGCCATCAGTCTCCCTGAGTGCTTTCTGCAGATGTATGTTATACATTGTTTTGTAGGCATGGAGTCAGGTATCTTGGTCTGCATGGCTGTAGATAGATATGTAGCCATTTGTAGACCACTACACTATCCATCAATAATTAATGAATCTTTTGTGGTCAAAGCAACTTTGTTCATGGCACTCAGAAACACCCTGGCTACCATCCCAGTGCCTGTACTGGCTGCTCAGAGACACTATTGCTCACAGAACCAAATAGGACATTTTCTGTGTTCTAATCTCGGTGTCACTAGTCTATCCTGTGATGACAGAACAATCAACAGCCTTTACGAGATACTTCTGGCCTGGACTTTCATGGGAAGTGACCTGGGTTTGATTATTATTTCATATGCTTTGATACTTCAATCTGTGATGAAGCTGAATACAGCAGAAGCTGCATCCAAGGCTCTAAGTACCTGCACATCTCATCTCATCCTAATCCTATTCTTCTATACAGTTGTCATTGTTCTTTCCATCACCCATAGTGCAATAATAACAGCTCCCATCATTCCAGTGCTACTCAATGTACTACACAGTGTCATTCCTCCTGCCCTCAACCCTATGGTATATGCACTAAAAAATAGGGAACTCAGACAAGGTTTATATAAGGTTCTTAAGCTAGACTTCAAGAACAGTTAA
- the LOC136320632 gene encoding LOW QUALITY PROTEIN: olfactory receptor 52N5-like (The sequence of the model RefSeq protein was modified relative to this genomic sequence to represent the inferred CDS: substituted 3 bases at 3 genomic stop codons) — MLASNISYVAPKSFILNGIPNLERVHVWISLPFCTMYIISLVGNLGLVYLIDHKESLHRPMYFFLAMLSLIDLFTYTTTLPNALCIFRFNLIXINFNACLVQMFFVHGFTGVESGVLMLMALDHYVAICYPLHYATILPNSIILKAGIATFLRGVLLMIPFPFLVKSLPFFQSNIISHTYCDHMSVVKLSCASIKVNVIYGLMVALLIGVFDICFISVLYTMIRXAMFSFSXADAQKKAFSTYTAHISAIIIPYVTAFFTFFTHHFGGHTIPPSLHIIVANLYLLLSPTLNLIVYGVKTKQIQDNVKKLFQGEKGASINI, encoded by the coding sequence ATGCTGGCTTCCAACATTTCATATGTGGCCCCCAAATCTTTTATTCTTAATGGAATTCCTAACCTGGAAAGAGTTCATGTGTGGATCTCCCTTCCATTCTGCACAATGTATATCATTTCCCTCGTGGGAAACCTTGGTCTTGTGTATCTCATTGATCATAAAGAGTCCTTACATCGTccaatgtatttctttttggcCATGCTCTCCCTTATTGATCTCTTTACTTACACCACCACTTTACCCAATGCACTCTGCATCTTCCGGTTTAATCTCATATAAATTAACTTCAATGCTTGCTTGGTTCAGATGTTCTTTGTTCATGGGTTCACAGGTGTGGAGTCTGGTGTGCTCATGCTCATGGCTCTAGACCACTATGTGGCCATTTGTTATCCATTGCATTATGCTACCATACTCCCTAACTCAATCATTCTCAAAGCTGGGATTGCCACCTTCTTGAGGGGTGTGTTGCTAATGATACCCTTTCCATTCTTGGTCAAAAGTTTGCCCTTCTTCCAAAGCAATATTATTTCCCATACATATTGTGACCACATGTCAGTGGTGAAGTTATCCTGTGCCAGCATCAAGGTCAATGTCATCTATGGTCTGATGGTTGCCCTCTTGATTGGAGTGTTTGATATCTGCTTTATATCTGTGCTTTACACTATGATCCGCTAGGCAATGTTCAGCTTTTCATGAGCAGATGCTCAGAAGAAGGCCTTCAGCACCTACACAGCCCACATATCTGCCATTATCATCCCCTATGTTACAGCATTCTTCACTTTCTTTACCCACCATTTTGGAGGACACACTATTCCTCCTTCTCTTCACATCATTGTGGCTaatctttatcttcttctttctccaactCTGAACCTTATTGTGTATGGAGTAAAGACAAAGCAGATCCAAGACAATGTCAAAAAGCTCTTCCAGGGTGAGAAAGGAGcaagtataaatatttaa
- the LOC136320634 gene encoding olfactory receptor 52N2, whose product MSGVNGSSLTPKFFILNGVPGLEAAHVWFSLLFCFMYIIAVLGNCGLIYLISHEEALHQPMYYFLALLSFTDVALCTTTVPNMLCIFWFNLKKIYFNACLTQMFFVHVLTGMESGVLMLMALDRYVAICYPLRYSTILTNPVITKAGLVTFLRGVILIIPFTFLTKRLPYCQGNFIPHTYCDHMSVAKVSCGNFKVNAIYGLLAALLIGGFDICCISVSYTMILRAVLSLSSSDARHKAFSTCTSHICAIVITYVPAFFTFFTHRFGGHNIPHHIHIIVANLYLLLPPSMNPTVYGFKTKQIRECVIKFLLGDKVVFTQEK is encoded by the coding sequence ATGTCTGGAGTCAATGGCTCCAGCCTGACCCCTAAATTCTTTATCTTGAATGGTGTTCCTGGGCTGGAAGCTGCACATGTCTGGTTCTCTCTGCTATTCTGCTTCATGTACATCATTGCTGTCCTGGGAAATTGTGGGCTCATCTACCTCATCAGCCATGAGGAGGCCCTGCACCAGCCCATGTACTATTTCCTGGCCCTACTCTCCTTCACAGATGTTGCCTTGTGTACCACCACTGTCCCCAATATGCTGTGCATATTCTGGTTCAACCTCAAGAAGATTTACTTCAATGCCTGCCTGACCCAGATGTTTTTTGTCCACGTGCTGACTGGAATGGAGTCTGGGGTGCTCATGCTCATGGCCCTGGACCGTTATGTGGCCATCTGCTACCCTTTACGTTATTCTACCATCCTCACCAACCCTGTCATCACCAAAGCTGGTCTTGTCACCTTTCTGAGGGGTGTCATTCTCATCATCCCATTCACCTTCCTCACTAAGCGCCTGCCCTATTGCCAGGGCAACTTTATTCCCCATACCTACTGTGACCACATGTCTGTTGCTAAGGTGTCCTGTGGCAATTTCAAAGTCAATGCTATTTATGGTCTCTTGGCAGCCCTTCTGATTGGGGGCTTTGATATCTGCTGCATTTCTGTGTCTTACACTATGATCTTGAGGGCAGTGCTAAGTCTGTCATCCTCAGATGCTCGTCACAAAGCCTTTAGTACCTGTACATCTCATATCTGTGCCATTGTGATCACTTATGTCCcagcttttttcactttttttacccACCGTTTTGGAGGGCACAATATCCCACACCACATACACATCATTGTGGCCAACCTTTATCTGCTACTACCCCCTTCAATGAACCCAACTGTTTATGGATTTAAAACCAAACAGATTCGGGAATGTGTGATCAAATTTTTACTTGGAGACAAAGTTGTCTTtacccaagaaaaataa